In the genome of Vicia villosa cultivar HV-30 ecotype Madison, WI linkage group LG7, Vvil1.0, whole genome shotgun sequence, one region contains:
- the LOC131620267 gene encoding uncharacterized protein LOC131620267, which yields MVEFSMSNARYSYVHDQKYPSQDVDIHHIVLRRSSAKHLFVYASALLVLACGIYLYVFEEKSINLVYYSLLFDILLVKLLLRKPVNKESVVIMPAFGVQLETHYVSGKVIRCYVPIDKILKPVLLECVTPVTCYWTLSLIVREESEMVLVFKKLQPPVKMLVHVWKALCAATDNKEETCIHTSE from the exons ATGGTTGAATTTTCAATGAGTAATGCTAGATATAGTTATGTGCATGATCAGAAATATCCTTCTCAAGATGTTGACATACACCATATAGTTCTGAGGAGAAGTAGTGCAAAACATCTTTTTGTGTATGCCTCAGCACTTCTTGTATTAGCATGTGGAATCTATCTGTATGTTTTTGAG GAAAAATCGATTAATCTTGTGTATTACAGCTTGCTTTTTGACATTCTTCTTGTCAAGTTGTTACTTCGGAAGCCTGTTAATAAAG AGTCTGTTGTGATTATGCCAGCTTTTGGTGTACAGCTTGAGACTCACTATGTGAG TGGAAAAGTCATCCGATGCTATGTTCCCATTGACAAGATTCTAAAACCTGTCTTATTAGAATGTGTGACTCCAGTGACTTGCTACTGGACTCTATCCTTGATTGTTCGCGAGGAATCAGAAATGGTGTTAGTTTTCAAG AAATTGCAACCGCCTGTTAAAATGCTGGTCCATGTCTGGAAGGCTTTGTGTGCTGCAACAGATAATAAAGAAGAGACTTGTATACATACAAGTGAGTGA
- the LOC131620268 gene encoding uncharacterized protein LOC131620268, which yields MGVVIIDGTTVTNFIADDERFTNSVNEQFSSLDLNNDGVLSRAELRTAFESMRLIEAHFGIDVSTPPEQLTRLYDSVFDSFDGDGSGTVDRDEFKAEMKKIMLAIADGLGSSPIQMVLEDDSQSLLQKAADLEASKYAAV from the coding sequence ATGGGTGTAGTGATAATAGACGGCACCACCGTAACAAACTTCATAGCCGACGACGAGCGTTTCACAAACAGCGTCAACGAACAGTTTTCATCTCTCGATCTCAACAACGACGGCGTTCTATCACGCGCAGAGCTTCGCACGGCCTTCGAATCGATGAGACTGATCGAGGCACACTTCGGCATCGACGTATCCACCCCGCCGGAGCAACTCACGCGCCTTTACGACTCCGTGTTCGACAGTTTTGACGGTGATGGAAGTGGCACTGTAGATCGTGACGAGTTTAAAGCCGAGATGAAGAAGATCATGCTCGCGATTGCTGATGGATTGGGATCTTCGCCGATTCAGATGGTTCTGGAAGATGATTCGCAGAGTCTTCTTCAGAAAGCTGCGGATCTTGAAGCTTCTAAGTACGCTGCCGTTTGA